A portion of the Oxynema aestuarii AP17 genome contains these proteins:
- the cpdA gene encoding 3',5'-cyclic-AMP phosphodiesterase, with protein sequence MIQTLPLHVAQITDLHLFSDRNKRLMGIDTAASLQKVLSCLRQLRHPQDLLLLTGDLSQDETPESYELLVDLLSPWDIPSYWIPGNHDDPSLMEQILKTPPFFTDKVVEAGNWSLILLDSTVTGWVSGQLSPSSLDWLEWQLERSRDRPTLIGLHHPPFAVNSEWIDSIALQNPDDFFAIVKGHPQVKLVLCGHVHQNFCHQQKYLRCFTTPSTCVQFKPGSAEFAVDSAQPGLRLFNLYPDGTWETKVMRVS encoded by the coding sequence GTGATTCAAACTCTTCCCCTGCACGTGGCTCAAATCACGGATTTACATTTATTTAGCGATCGCAACAAGCGGTTGATGGGAATCGATACGGCTGCATCGTTACAAAAGGTTCTCAGTTGCTTGCGACAGTTGCGACATCCTCAAGATTTGTTGTTACTCACGGGAGATTTATCCCAAGATGAAACACCGGAATCTTACGAATTGCTCGTCGATTTACTCAGTCCTTGGGACATCCCCAGCTATTGGATTCCTGGAAATCACGACGATCCCTCGTTAATGGAGCAAATTTTAAAGACTCCTCCATTTTTCACGGATAAGGTGGTGGAAGCGGGCAATTGGTCGTTGATTTTGCTCGATTCGACCGTGACGGGGTGGGTAAGCGGACAGTTATCGCCGTCGTCGTTGGATTGGCTGGAGTGGCAGTTGGAACGATCGCGCGATCGCCCCACCCTGATCGGTCTCCACCATCCCCCGTTTGCGGTCAATTCTGAATGGATCGACAGTATTGCTTTGCAAAATCCCGACGATTTTTTTGCGATCGTCAAGGGTCACCCCCAGGTCAAGCTGGTGTTGTGCGGTCACGTCCATCAAAATTTCTGCCACCAACAAAAATACTTGCGCTGTTTTACCACCCCTTCGACCTGCGTGCAGTTCAAGCCGGGAAGTGCTGAGTTTGCGGTGGATTCCGCTCAACCGGGTTTGCGGTTGTTCAATTTATATCCCGATGGCACTTGGGAAACGAAGGTGATGCGAGTTAGTTGA
- a CDS encoding helix-turn-helix domain-containing protein, whose protein sequence is MLKVVTIGLYPNKQQKQSLEQSFGNCRWLWNYGLNLMNQTYKETGKGLFSYDIKKKIPSLKQEHEWLKLTYSQCLQQVCINLGTAFNF, encoded by the coding sequence ATGCTCAAAGTTGTCACGATCGGACTATACCCAAATAAGCAGCAGAAGCAATCGCTGGAGCAATCCTTCGGCAATTGCAGATGGCTGTGGAACTATGGTCTGAACTTGATGAATCAAACCTACAAAGAGACTGGGAAGGGACTATTTAGTTACGACATCAAGAAAAAGATTCCCAGCCTCAAACAAGAGCATGAGTGGTTAAAGCTGACCTACTCGCAGTGCCTTCAACAGGTTTGTATTAACCTGGGAACAGCTTTTAACTTTTGA